In Actinomycetota bacterium, one genomic interval encodes:
- a CDS encoding NAD(P)H-hydrate dehydratase — MLDVLRAADVRNQDAACVARGIPVAGLMRNAGFAVARAARAMLGGTSGLRIVVVCGKGNNGGDGIVAGRFLTGWGAHVVVVPVAGPLAALPAAQLEGFRGRVCDSALLDRELARADLVIDAVLGVGLARAPEGPSAAAIEAIARATAPVLSIDVPSGIDADTGSVPGVAVRADVTVTLGGLKPGLLFVPGAVHAGRIQVAGIGVPVDLAGGSARALERSDVARALPRRAPGEHKRSAGTLLVVAGSTAMPGAAALVVSAGMHTGAGLTVLCAPEAACRAAVTRTPEVTTIPLSSDTFDASAVEAICARASEFHAVAVGPGLTTQPQAVAAVRELLARLDIPVVLDADGLGVFAGDLAGPARARSAPVVLTPHAGELARLSGQSASKLDSDRLAAASDAAAESGCLIVFKGPGTVIAAPDGETWVNPTGGPSLAQGGTGDVLTGMLGALAAQAAARGEPVNARLIALGVWLHGAAGDRLAARLDPHTSNASALAAEIGPLLHEVAG, encoded by the coding sequence ATGCTTGACGTCCTGCGAGCTGCGGACGTCCGGAATCAGGACGCGGCGTGTGTCGCGCGCGGGATTCCGGTGGCCGGTCTTATGCGCAACGCTGGGTTCGCCGTTGCGCGCGCCGCGCGCGCGATGCTCGGGGGAACTTCCGGCCTCCGCATCGTCGTTGTGTGCGGAAAAGGCAACAACGGCGGTGACGGGATCGTTGCCGGGCGGTTTCTTACGGGCTGGGGGGCGCACGTTGTGGTGGTGCCGGTCGCGGGTCCGCTTGCCGCGCTGCCGGCCGCTCAGCTCGAGGGTTTCCGCGGCAGGGTCTGTGATTCCGCGTTGCTCGATCGTGAGTTGGCGCGCGCGGATCTGGTGATCGATGCGGTCTTGGGTGTCGGACTGGCGCGCGCGCCCGAGGGTCCGTCTGCCGCAGCCATCGAAGCGATTGCGCGCGCGACCGCACCGGTTCTGTCCATAGATGTTCCGTCCGGCATCGACGCCGACACCGGTTCTGTGCCCGGAGTCGCCGTCCGTGCCGACGTCACGGTGACGCTCGGTGGACTCAAGCCCGGATTGCTCTTCGTTCCCGGCGCCGTCCACGCCGGACGGATCCAGGTGGCCGGGATCGGGGTTCCGGTGGATCTCGCAGGCGGTTCGGCGCGCGCGTTGGAGCGATCCGACGTTGCGCGCGCGCTGCCGCGAAGGGCCCCGGGCGAGCACAAGCGAAGTGCCGGGACGCTTCTGGTCGTGGCAGGATCGACAGCGATGCCCGGGGCGGCAGCACTGGTGGTTTCGGCGGGCATGCACACCGGTGCGGGATTGACGGTTCTGTGTGCTCCCGAGGCCGCTTGCCGCGCGGCCGTGACACGCACGCCGGAGGTCACCACGATCCCGCTTTCGTCCGACACGTTCGATGCGTCGGCGGTCGAAGCGATCTGCGCGCGCGCCTCGGAGTTTCACGCCGTCGCAGTCGGACCCGGCCTCACCACCCAGCCTCAAGCAGTCGCCGCCGTGCGGGAACTGCTTGCGCGTCTGGATATACCCGTGGTGCTTGATGCCGACGGGTTGGGCGTTTTCGCGGGGGACCTCGCCGGACCGGCGCGCGCCCGATCCGCGCCGGTCGTCCTCACGCCGCACGCCGGCGAACTCGCTCGGTTGAGCGGACAAAGCGCTTCCAAACTCGATTCCGACAGGCTTGCGGCCGCCTCCGATGCAGCGGCGGAGTCGGGGTGCTTGATCGTCTTCAAGGGTCCCGGGACTGTGATCGCCGCGCCCGACGGTGAGACATGGGTGAACCCAACCGGCGGGCCCTCGCTTGCTCAAGGTGGGACCGGCGACGTACTTACCGGGATGCTCGGCGCGCTGGCGGCGCAGGCAGCGGCTCGCGGTGAGCCGGTGAACGCGCGCTTGATCGCGCTGGGTGTGTGGCTGCACGGCGCGGCGGGCGACCGTTTGGCCGCGCGACTCGATCCGCACACGTCCAACGCCTCGGCACTGGCCGCCGAGATCGGCCCCTTGCTGCACGAGGTGGCCGGGTGA
- the alr gene encoding alanine racemase, whose translation MIARAPRPAWAEVDLGAIRANLVNIATGLNHGTRIMAVVKANAYGHGDVEVARAALEAGAAGLGVVLLEEGIRLREAGIGAPVLLMQEPAYDRAAEVLARDLTPAVFTIAGLEALGAAAARAGSPIRAHVKIDTGLNRLGWPSDRIDEFALALRAHPLVEIEGAFTHFAFADEPDHPFISVQLSRFAAAVDELRAHGIEPRLLHAGNSAASLTRPDAHFDMVRVGIAMYGLSPGPKCDGIVALRPALTLKARAAMVKRVRGGEAVSYGHRYRLKRDATIVTIPLGYADGWPRGLSSNADVLIGGRRYPAVGTVCMDSFMADLGDDECEVGDEIVLIGEQGGERIGVEAVAAATGTINYEVVTRVSPRIPRVFRG comes from the coding sequence GTGATCGCGCGCGCGCCGCGCCCCGCGTGGGCCGAGGTGGATCTCGGAGCTATTCGGGCGAACCTTGTGAATATCGCGACAGGCCTGAACCACGGCACGCGCATCATGGCGGTGGTGAAGGCAAATGCTTACGGCCACGGCGACGTCGAAGTGGCGCGCGCGGCCCTTGAGGCCGGGGCGGCCGGGTTGGGTGTGGTGCTGCTGGAGGAAGGGATTCGGCTGCGCGAGGCGGGGATCGGTGCGCCGGTGCTGCTGATGCAGGAACCTGCGTACGATCGCGCCGCGGAGGTCTTGGCGAGGGACTTGACGCCTGCGGTGTTCACGATTGCCGGCCTCGAGGCGCTGGGAGCTGCGGCGGCGCGCGCGGGAAGCCCGATCCGCGCGCACGTGAAGATCGACACCGGGCTCAATCGGCTCGGCTGGCCGTCGGATCGAATCGATGAGTTTGCCCTGGCGCTGCGCGCGCACCCGCTCGTGGAGATCGAGGGAGCTTTCACGCACTTCGCTTTTGCCGACGAGCCGGATCATCCGTTCATTTCAGTGCAGTTGTCGCGCTTCGCTGCGGCAGTCGATGAGTTGCGCGCGCATGGGATCGAACCGCGCTTGCTGCACGCCGGGAATTCCGCTGCCTCGCTCACGCGACCCGACGCGCACTTCGACATGGTGCGTGTCGGGATCGCGATGTACGGCTTGTCTCCGGGCCCCAAGTGTGACGGGATTGTCGCGTTGCGACCGGCGCTGACACTGAAGGCGCGCGCGGCGATGGTCAAGCGAGTTCGTGGCGGCGAGGCGGTGTCCTATGGGCATCGGTACCGGCTGAAGCGGGACGCAACCATCGTCACGATCCCGCTCGGGTACGCGGACGGATGGCCGCGCGGGTTGTCCTCCAACGCCGACGTGCTTATCGGTGGACGGCGCTACCCTGCGGTGGGGACCGTGTGCATGGATTCCTTCATGGCGGATCTTGGAGACGACGAGTGCGAGGTGGGGGACGAGATCGTGCTGATCGGCGAACAGGGCGGCGAACGAATCGGTGTCGAGGCAGTGGCTGCTGCCACCGGGACCATCAACTACGAAGTCGTGACGAGGGTTTCGCCTCGCATCCCGAGGGTGTTCCGTGGCTAA
- a CDS encoding uracil-DNA glycosylase produces MTRTIDAAARDAAQCARCDLSQTRTQVVFASGDPAAELMFIGEAPGFHEDRKGVPFVGAAGNLLNELIEGIGLTRDDVYVANVLKCRPPSNRDPQPGEIEACTPWLTEQMDLVDPLVVCSLGNFATRFLLQTQVGISRLRGKRYEVMGRVLVPTFHPAAVLHSGRSGTAMSQMEDDFRFLSKVLEELRAVPGEDAVSGDGDSAPQPGLF; encoded by the coding sequence GTGACGAGAACGATCGATGCCGCCGCGCGCGATGCCGCGCAGTGCGCGCGATGCGACTTGTCGCAAACGCGGACGCAGGTCGTGTTCGCCTCCGGTGACCCCGCCGCGGAGCTGATGTTCATAGGAGAGGCTCCCGGATTCCACGAGGATCGGAAAGGCGTTCCATTCGTCGGCGCGGCCGGGAATCTGCTGAACGAGCTGATCGAAGGGATCGGACTTACGCGCGATGACGTTTACGTCGCCAATGTTTTGAAGTGTCGCCCGCCGAGCAATCGCGATCCGCAGCCCGGCGAGATCGAAGCGTGCACGCCGTGGTTGACCGAACAGATGGATCTGGTCGACCCTCTAGTTGTGTGTTCGTTGGGGAACTTCGCCACGAGGTTCTTGCTGCAAACTCAGGTTGGGATCTCTCGATTGCGGGGCAAGCGCTACGAGGTGATGGGCCGGGTACTGGTGCCCACGTTCCATCCCGCCGCCGTGCTGCACAGCGGCCGCAGCGGCACGGCGATGTCCCAGATGGAAGACGACTTCCGGTTCCTGTCCAAAGTGCTCGAGGAGTTGCGTGCCGTGCCGGGCGAGGATGCGGTATCGGGCGACGGCGACTCCGCGCCACAACCGGGGCTTTTCTGA
- the glmS gene encoding glutamine--fructose-6-phosphate transaminase (isomerizing) — MCGIMGVVGDTPALSVVVDGLRRLDYRGYDSAGVAVLENGGIRLVRKAGKIEALDKELAPLVIEGTTGIGHTRWATHGGPTDRNAHPHSDCAGRIALIHNGIIENFFELRTRLEADGHVFSSDTDTETLAHLIESVYEGDLVAAVRRIVAEVEGAFAIGVIAADEPGLIVAAKRTSPLIVGRNDKGTYLASDPTALLPHTRDVVHVLDDQLVEIRRDGFRLTTLDGSPAEGNAIHIDWDVQAAEKSGFDTFMLKEIYEQPDAVADALRGRTLPDGKLMLDELRLADEEIRAIDKVFVVACGSAFHAGLVAKYAIEHWTRLPVEIEIASEFRYRDPVLDRDTLVIAVSQSGETIDTLEAVRYAREQRAKVMAVVNVVGSSVAREADGVLYTRAGPEVGVAATKTFLTQVVGLKLLALYLAQVRATMWPSEAAAIVADMQRLPALIESVLDLHEPVKAIAAEIAGASSVIFMGRHVGYPLALEGALKLKEISYVHAEGFAAGELKHGPIALIEQGVPVVAVATQCHVYQKVLSNIQEVKARGAFVVAICSEGDRDEVARHADRVIEVPRVHELLVPALVAVPMQFLAYEVATLRGCNVDQPRNLAKSVTVE, encoded by the coding sequence ATGTGCGGAATCATGGGCGTGGTCGGGGATACCCCCGCTCTCTCCGTCGTCGTCGACGGACTTCGCAGACTGGACTATCGCGGGTACGACTCCGCGGGCGTTGCGGTGCTGGAGAACGGCGGAATCCGGTTGGTGCGAAAGGCCGGCAAGATCGAAGCGCTCGACAAAGAGCTTGCACCTTTGGTGATCGAGGGCACGACCGGGATCGGGCACACCCGATGGGCGACGCACGGCGGCCCGACGGATCGCAACGCGCACCCTCATTCCGATTGCGCCGGGAGAATCGCACTGATCCACAACGGGATCATTGAGAACTTCTTCGAATTGCGAACGCGCCTGGAGGCGGACGGACACGTGTTTTCCTCCGACACCGACACCGAGACCTTGGCGCACTTGATCGAGTCGGTCTACGAAGGCGACCTTGTCGCGGCCGTGCGTCGCATCGTCGCGGAAGTCGAGGGCGCCTTTGCAATCGGAGTTATTGCCGCCGACGAGCCCGGCCTAATCGTCGCGGCGAAGCGAACGAGTCCGCTGATCGTCGGACGGAATGACAAGGGGACGTATCTGGCGTCGGACCCGACGGCATTGCTCCCGCACACGCGCGACGTCGTGCACGTGCTCGACGACCAACTTGTCGAGATTCGCCGCGACGGTTTCCGCCTTACGACGCTCGACGGATCCCCCGCCGAGGGCAACGCCATCCACATCGACTGGGATGTGCAGGCGGCGGAGAAGTCCGGGTTCGACACGTTCATGCTCAAGGAGATCTACGAGCAGCCCGATGCGGTTGCCGACGCATTGCGTGGACGAACGCTGCCTGACGGGAAGTTGATGCTGGATGAGCTGCGCTTGGCCGACGAGGAGATCCGCGCGATCGACAAGGTCTTCGTGGTCGCTTGCGGGTCCGCGTTTCATGCCGGGCTGGTTGCCAAGTACGCGATTGAGCACTGGACCCGCTTGCCGGTTGAGATCGAGATCGCCAGTGAGTTTCGTTACCGCGATCCGGTGCTGGACCGTGACACGCTTGTGATCGCGGTGTCGCAGTCGGGTGAGACCATCGACACGCTGGAAGCAGTGCGATACGCGCGCGAGCAGCGCGCGAAGGTCATGGCGGTGGTCAATGTGGTCGGCTCCAGCGTCGCGAGGGAAGCGGACGGGGTGCTGTACACGCGCGCCGGTCCGGAAGTCGGCGTCGCGGCCACCAAGACGTTTCTGACGCAGGTCGTCGGGCTGAAGTTGCTGGCGCTGTACCTTGCGCAAGTGCGGGCGACCATGTGGCCGTCGGAGGCCGCGGCAATTGTGGCCGATATGCAGCGTCTGCCGGCGTTGATCGAGAGCGTGCTCGACCTGCATGAGCCGGTGAAGGCGATCGCCGCTGAGATCGCCGGCGCCTCGAGCGTTATCTTCATGGGCCGCCACGTCGGATACCCGCTGGCACTCGAAGGCGCGCTGAAGCTAAAGGAGATCAGCTACGTGCATGCCGAGGGATTCGCCGCCGGCGAACTCAAGCATGGTCCGATCGCCTTGATCGAGCAGGGCGTGCCGGTCGTGGCCGTCGCGACGCAGTGTCACGTGTATCAGAAGGTGCTTTCCAACATCCAGGAGGTCAAGGCGCGCGGCGCGTTCGTCGTCGCGATCTGCAGTGAGGGCGATCGTGACGAGGTGGCGCGTCATGCCGATCGCGTGATCGAGGTTCCCCGTGTCCACGAACTCTTGGTCCCTGCGCTGGTGGCGGTGCCGATGCAGTTCTTGGCTTACGAGGTCGCGACGCTTCGCGGCTGCAATGTGGATCAGCCGCGAAACCTCGCCAAGAGCGTCACGGTCGAGTAG
- the rimI gene encoding ribosomal protein S18-alanine N-acetyltransferase gives MRAEADPPRGLLPIEITPMRRRHVREVLEIERQVYPRPWSAALFFSELSQRKTRHYVVAIEEHRLVGYGGLMVHQGEGHITTIATDPLVQHRGVGTRIMLNLFDEARARAATSIALEVRVANWPAQRLYAWFGFRPVGVRRNYYAETGEDALVMWVENVQSYEITERLARIRGAVGL, from the coding sequence ATGAGAGCCGAAGCCGATCCCCCTCGCGGTTTGCTGCCCATCGAGATCACTCCCATGCGCCGCCGCCACGTGCGCGAGGTTCTTGAGATCGAACGGCAGGTCTACCCCCGTCCCTGGAGCGCGGCGCTGTTCTTCAGCGAGTTGTCGCAGCGTAAGACGCGCCACTATGTGGTTGCGATTGAGGAGCACCGGCTCGTCGGGTACGGCGGACTCATGGTGCACCAGGGAGAAGGCCACATCACGACGATCGCAACGGATCCGTTGGTGCAGCATCGGGGAGTGGGAACCCGCATCATGCTGAATCTGTTCGACGAGGCGCGCGCGCGCGCCGCAACGTCGATTGCGCTTGAAGTTCGTGTTGCCAACTGGCCGGCGCAGCGACTGTACGCATGGTTCGGTTTCCGACCGGTCGGCGTTCGGCGCAATTACTACGCGGAGACCGGGGAGGACGCGCTGGTGATGTGGGTTGAGAACGTGCAGTCCTACGAAATCACCGAGCGCTTGGCGCGAATCCGGGGAGCCGTTGGATTGTGA
- the tsaD gene encoding tRNA (adenosine(37)-N6)-threonylcarbamoyltransferase complex transferase subunit TsaD — protein sequence MIILGIETSCDETGIAVLVDGAVRSNIISSQIDLHAPFGGVVPEIAGRTHVMTVTPAIEQSLAEAGVGPRDLDAVAVTVGPGLVGALIVGVAAAKAMAATLDIPLIGVNHLEGHIEASFLEDPSVQPPVVALIVSGGHTMIAVMPEHGRFEILGQTIDDAVGEAFDKVARFLGLGFPGGPVIDRLAASGDASAYRFPRALLGEPNYDFSMSGLKTAVIRWVRERQNLEDSFDPADLAASFQEAIVDVLVTKTIRAARDLGIDTVVLAGGVAANSRLRARMRAAGEESGIRVVVPSIALCTDNGAMIAAAGARRFERGDRASWDIGANPALSLG from the coding sequence GTGATCATTCTCGGAATTGAGACCTCCTGCGACGAGACGGGAATCGCGGTCCTGGTGGACGGAGCCGTGCGCTCCAACATCATCTCGTCCCAAATCGACCTGCATGCACCGTTCGGCGGCGTCGTTCCCGAGATTGCCGGTAGAACGCACGTAATGACGGTGACACCTGCGATCGAGCAGTCGCTCGCGGAAGCAGGCGTCGGCCCGCGTGATCTGGACGCCGTTGCGGTTACGGTTGGACCCGGGCTCGTCGGCGCGCTCATCGTAGGAGTCGCCGCGGCAAAGGCGATGGCTGCAACGCTGGACATCCCGCTGATTGGAGTCAACCATCTGGAAGGGCACATCGAGGCGTCATTCCTCGAAGATCCATCCGTGCAGCCGCCGGTCGTTGCGCTCATCGTTTCCGGGGGACACACCATGATTGCGGTGATGCCGGAGCACGGCCGGTTCGAGATCCTTGGCCAGACGATTGACGACGCGGTAGGGGAAGCCTTCGACAAGGTTGCGCGATTCCTCGGTCTGGGGTTCCCCGGCGGTCCGGTGATCGATCGACTGGCCGCGTCGGGCGATGCGTCGGCGTATCGTTTTCCGCGCGCGCTGCTGGGTGAGCCGAACTACGACTTCTCTATGTCGGGCTTGAAGACTGCCGTCATCCGATGGGTTCGCGAACGGCAGAACCTCGAGGACTCGTTCGATCCGGCCGATCTTGCGGCGTCTTTTCAAGAGGCAATCGTCGACGTGCTCGTCACCAAGACGATCCGCGCCGCGCGCGATCTGGGCATCGACACGGTGGTCCTCGCCGGTGGGGTCGCGGCGAACTCGCGACTGCGCGCGCGCATGCGCGCGGCGGGGGAGGAGTCCGGCATTCGCGTCGTCGTCCCTTCGATCGCGTTGTGCACCGACAACGGCGCGATGATCGCGGCAGCGGGCGCGCGCCGGTTCGAGCGAGGCGACCGAGCATCCTGGGACATCGGCGCAAACCCGGCGCTTTCGCTGGGCTGA
- a CDS encoding P1 family peptidase — MITAVPEIRVGHWSDDHALTGCTVILPPPGTAAAAFVAGGAPGTREMDALSPGSLVQEVHGILLTGGSAFGLAAADGVMRWLEERGVGVAAPGARVPVVPAAVIYDLGIGDPSVRPGPAEGYAACEAAEAEESREGNVGAGMGATVGKTAGLEHQSRGGIGGSSRAEGDLVVGVIAVVNALGDVIDESGEVLAGARAKAAFSLPRSTSTTLVCVATNGTLSRDELSRVARMAATGLARAIRPVHTLFDGDTVFALSTRRVPAHTEMVGRMAADLVAEAVRRGVRAATGVAGAPALGRMHGGSA; from the coding sequence ATGATTACGGCGGTCCCCGAGATCCGAGTGGGGCACTGGTCCGATGATCATGCGCTCACCGGCTGCACCGTCATCCTTCCGCCGCCGGGCACTGCGGCCGCCGCGTTCGTCGCGGGGGGCGCGCCGGGCACGCGCGAGATGGATGCCTTGTCACCGGGATCGCTGGTGCAGGAAGTTCATGGGATCTTGCTCACCGGCGGGTCTGCGTTCGGCCTGGCGGCAGCCGACGGCGTCATGCGGTGGCTTGAAGAGCGTGGCGTCGGAGTGGCGGCGCCGGGCGCGCGCGTGCCGGTCGTTCCTGCGGCCGTGATCTACGACCTGGGGATCGGAGATCCGAGTGTTCGGCCCGGTCCGGCCGAGGGCTATGCGGCTTGCGAAGCGGCCGAGGCCGAGGAGTCCCGGGAGGGCAATGTCGGCGCCGGGATGGGGGCAACGGTCGGCAAGACCGCAGGGCTCGAGCATCAGAGCCGGGGCGGAATCGGGGGCTCATCGCGCGCCGAGGGGGACTTGGTCGTCGGCGTGATCGCAGTCGTAAATGCGCTCGGCGACGTCATCGATGAGTCGGGTGAGGTTCTCGCCGGAGCGCGCGCGAAAGCTGCGTTTTCGCTTCCGCGGTCGACATCGACCACGCTGGTGTGTGTCGCCACCAACGGGACGCTTTCACGTGACGAGTTGTCGCGCGTCGCCCGCATGGCGGCGACGGGCCTTGCCAGGGCGATCCGGCCTGTGCATACCTTGTTCGACGGCGATACCGTGTTCGCGTTGTCCACACGCCGGGTTCCGGCGCACACGGAGATGGTTGGACGGATGGCGGCGGACTTGGTGGCCGAGGCGGTGCGTCGCGGAGTGCGCGCGGCAACCGGCGTCGCCGGTGCCCCCGCTCTTGGTCGAATGCATGGGGGGAGCGCGTGA
- a CDS encoding alpha/beta hydrolase encodes MAKRGLRAGAISAAAIAAAVAGGIAAERAFVRRDRSRADPFAKEAYGSVRGASIGPIPSFDGTLLNVEQAGSGPTVVFSHGFSLNLTLWHHQITGLAEDMRLVLYDHRGHGRSGRPESQDWSLEALARDLHAVLSETTGDGPAVVVGHSMGGMTALKYCELFGEQIGRRVGGLVLVDTTAADVMGGVLYGAGRRARAVSQALQEGLMRALTGRADTVDRMRANGSSIAYLSARFFGFGPSPSPAQVDFVERMLAEVPSEVWERLLPTLLGFDVTTVLPVIDIPVLIIVGSHDRLTPPGASVRMARAIPGAELVVLKGAGHSSMLERHEEFNDHVRRFVARVAATTTR; translated from the coding sequence GTGGCTAAGCGAGGGTTGCGCGCGGGTGCGATCTCCGCAGCGGCGATTGCTGCGGCAGTTGCGGGCGGGATAGCCGCCGAGCGCGCGTTCGTCCGTCGTGACCGAAGCCGTGCCGACCCGTTCGCAAAAGAGGCGTACGGAAGCGTGCGCGGCGCGTCCATCGGTCCGATCCCGTCGTTCGACGGGACACTGCTCAACGTCGAGCAGGCCGGCAGCGGGCCTACCGTGGTGTTTTCGCACGGGTTTTCGCTGAACCTCACGTTGTGGCATCACCAGATCACCGGGCTCGCCGAAGACATGCGACTGGTGCTCTACGACCATCGCGGGCACGGTCGCAGCGGACGTCCGGAGTCGCAGGATTGGTCGCTGGAGGCACTCGCTCGCGATCTACACGCCGTGCTGAGCGAAACGACCGGCGACGGTCCCGCAGTCGTGGTCGGTCATTCGATGGGCGGCATGACCGCGTTGAAGTACTGCGAGTTGTTCGGCGAACAGATCGGTCGGCGTGTGGGAGGTCTTGTGCTCGTCGACACGACGGCCGCCGACGTTATGGGAGGCGTGCTCTACGGCGCGGGACGGCGCGCGCGCGCCGTATCTCAAGCGTTGCAAGAGGGTCTCATGCGCGCGCTCACCGGCAGGGCGGATACCGTCGATCGAATGCGCGCCAACGGCAGCTCGATCGCGTACTTGTCGGCGCGGTTCTTCGGATTCGGTCCGAGCCCGTCTCCGGCGCAAGTGGACTTCGTCGAACGCATGCTTGCTGAGGTTCCGTCTGAGGTCTGGGAGCGCCTGCTGCCGACGTTGCTCGGCTTCGATGTGACGACGGTGTTGCCGGTCATCGACATCCCCGTGCTGATCATCGTCGGTTCGCACGACCGGCTCACGCCGCCTGGGGCGTCGGTGCGCATGGCGCGCGCCATCCCCGGCGCGGAACTCGTCGTTCTGAAGGGAGCCGGACACAGCTCGATGCTTGAGCGGCACGAGGAGTTCAACGATCACGTGCGACGCTTCGTCGCCCGCGTTGCCGCGACAACGACGCGATGA
- the tsaE gene encoding tRNA (adenosine(37)-N6)-threonylcarbamoyltransferase complex ATPase subunit type 1 TsaE: MECVSTSPEVTRAIGGALAGFLAPGDVVSLSGDLGAGKTCLVQGAAAALGVRARVQSPSFVLVREYAGSARVVHVDVYRLNSLQELYDLGYEEVFDPGSVTFVEWGDAVDGALPADRLEIEMTQHDEERRRIVIRASGRRWDRDWESLRKACAGWAAEA; the protein is encoded by the coding sequence ATGGAGTGTGTCTCGACCTCGCCCGAGGTGACCCGTGCGATCGGCGGCGCGTTGGCCGGTTTCTTGGCGCCGGGAGATGTGGTGTCGTTGTCGGGCGATCTCGGGGCGGGAAAGACTTGTCTAGTGCAAGGGGCGGCGGCAGCGCTGGGCGTGCGGGCCCGGGTGCAGAGCCCGTCGTTCGTGCTGGTGCGGGAATACGCGGGGTCTGCGCGGGTCGTGCACGTCGATGTCTATCGACTGAATTCCTTGCAGGAGCTGTACGACTTGGGCTACGAAGAGGTGTTCGATCCCGGCTCGGTGACGTTCGTGGAGTGGGGCGACGCGGTCGACGGCGCGCTGCCGGCCGATCGTCTGGAGATAGAGATGACGCAGCATGATGAGGAGCGGCGCCGAATCGTGATTCGCGCGTCGGGGAGACGCTGGGATCGGGACTGGGAGTCCTTGCGCAAAGCGTGTGCCGGATGGGCGGCGGAGGCCTGA
- the tsaB gene encoding tRNA (adenosine(37)-N6)-threonylcarbamoyltransferase complex dimerization subunit type 1 TsaB, with amino-acid sequence MGGGGLMLVLGFETSTPVSSVALANSQGVLGSIVVARGRGHVEFLVPAMRSLLELTKTDLREVGGVAAGIGPGLFTSMRVGIVTAKTVAQMLEVPVVGVSSLDLLAAGVRDTSSVICACIDARRGQVFASMYRRAPVGVERLDEYRAWDPSDLADELQSRGQPVLMVGDGVSAYPDQLAGLGSVAPPDRAFPSAAVLVELASPRLESGEGVVPALIEPLYVRKSDAEIKWADRGVTIERPMRVQVSKRARGEAG; translated from the coding sequence ATGGGCGGCGGAGGCCTGATGCTGGTGCTCGGGTTCGAGACCTCGACGCCGGTCTCCTCGGTTGCCCTTGCGAACTCGCAGGGAGTCCTCGGCAGCATCGTCGTTGCGCGCGGCCGCGGGCATGTGGAGTTTCTGGTTCCCGCAATGCGGTCGCTGCTCGAACTCACCAAGACGGATCTTCGCGAGGTCGGCGGGGTCGCCGCAGGAATCGGCCCCGGGTTGTTCACGAGTATGCGTGTCGGCATCGTGACCGCGAAGACCGTGGCGCAGATGCTCGAAGTGCCGGTGGTCGGAGTGTCGAGCTTGGACCTGCTAGCCGCGGGAGTGCGCGACACGTCGAGCGTGATCTGCGCGTGCATTGACGCCCGCAGGGGCCAGGTCTTCGCGTCGATGTACCGGCGCGCGCCCGTCGGAGTCGAGCGACTCGACGAGTACCGCGCGTGGGATCCGTCGGATCTCGCAGATGAGTTGCAGTCACGCGGGCAGCCTGTGCTGATGGTCGGAGATGGGGTATCCGCGTACCCGGATCAACTCGCCGGCCTCGGCAGCGTCGCTCCGCCGGATCGCGCATTCCCGTCGGCGGCGGTGCTCGTGGAACTCGCGTCGCCGCGCCTCGAGAGCGGCGAGGGCGTCGTTCCCGCGCTGATCGAGCCGCTGTATGTTCGCAAGTCGGATGCCGAGATCAAGTGGGCCGACAGAGGCGTCACGATCGAGCGACCGATGCGAGTTCAGGTTTCCAAGCGAGCGCGTGGGGAGGCCGGATGA